One genomic window of Cricetulus griseus strain 17A/GY chromosome 3, alternate assembly CriGri-PICRH-1.0, whole genome shotgun sequence includes the following:
- the Phrf1 gene encoding PHD and RING finger domain-containing protein 1 isoform X1 — MDDDSLDELVTHSPGPDGPPRVDPSDLASDAGLCLSPCDLEESSNGHSGDSEDDTGSEHEDDTDGEETEGMSEEEDPEDRSGSEDSEDGVEMATAAVETQGKLETISAPNSDDDAESCPICLNAFRDQAVGTPETCAHYFCLDCIIEWSRNANSCPVDRIIFKCICIRAQFNGKILKKIPVENTRACEDEEAEEEDPTFCEVCGRSDREDRLLLCDGCDAGYHMECLDPPLQEVPVDEWFCPECAAPGVAPTHDAAPVSDEEVSLLLADVVPTTSRLRPRVGRTRAIARTRQSERVRATVNRNRISSARRVQHVPRYLMSSLLDETIEAVATGLSTAVYQRPLTPRVPAKRKRKAGKRKKVLGRKKIRSRSSVKSKSGGTRAKKRQHRVRKTKGRKLKNEVTSRSRIARTLGLRRPVHGTSMPSVYKPVDPTLGLMRADIGAASLSLFGDPYELDPFDSVPSSNEEPSVDPPSPLSAKRRVLSRSALQSHQPVARPVAMGLSRRQLPAVAPEPSVEEAPVPDLLGSILSGQSLLMMSSADVVIHRDGSLSAKRAAPVSLQRNSVTQSREEFRSRDNLQTGALPSGSTSSGLMGDRQQSSGLSCGDRAALRHISGRTVETPVRLDSLVTPRSSQAGNLSNESRPTVKQNNSPRLNGSNTRALPLGSASSKMTTHSNFPSKNRTPGHPQKTDPRKPDFSKLPRIPKIYRDRSDGTQDQAPASGQTVELPSTCISRLTGREGPGQPGRGRPDNEPSSRGPQETGSHTGGTRPPAPSSHGSVAPLGPSRGKSIGSTFESFRINIPGNTAHCSQLSSPGFCNTFRPVDSKVQRKENPSPLFSIKKPKQLKSEIYDPFDPTGSDSSPPSSSPESLGPGLLPSEITRTISINSPKAPAFQTVRCVTSYRVESNFGTEVEPEPQPPGESVSGMLEFLAKEPAEGASDMEQEGLGEMEPTAIQGSTVRTQRPSPPEPWDDEDGVSCTPFFGSEERTVTCVTVVEPDVPPSPDAPQVTTHRIVELRSPSRSRSTSSSRSRKKTKKKKVAKEHQRTRSSTRSGSRDRTSRSVSPVSEEHTKRHRAKAKSRRSSSDRASSQDRAKRRRDRDRDRERRRGPWGHGRCWRKSRSRSGSPGSSSCERHESRRRKRRHSGSRSRGRDCSPHSSLERDRRHKHRERSRERMDKKESMTRSRERRRWRSRSPSLEHRSRRPRSREKRPHSPEKKEAVREVSPAPARQEEPGQDGNHPAKPVPEVSVLPEVVVADLNPPDVPPVLAEPVECVPEDLDYGDSVEAGHVFEDFSNEAIFIQLDDMSSPPSPESTDSSPERDFPSNPTVPPASLPQDTTLPTIQREALLVHSEDISKPATQALTRSDQCLLRQDTVETAAATLSTPSVVPMGKDSPLLSGRGCETVQPKDAVAQAPLLRSRTLVKRVTWNLQEAEDNTPTPDRVPRTPLQRPQRPQEGDWDAEDRALIGVQQAPFSDLPPPIHVLQETGLPDADPSQPPGASRAEGLPAVGTLHSAGGILAQVYSPNMPPPLAQPSSILPYALVSQPSVQLILQGTLPLAGCGAAQSLAPVSNMPATTSELAIPTTTNNSEERTATPKSAAEKTKKEEYMKKLHMQERAVEEVKLAIKPFYQKREVTKEEYKDILRKAVQKICHSKSGEINPVKVANLVKAYVDKYRHMRRHKKTEAGEEPPTQGAEA; from the exons AAGGGAAGCTTGAAACTATCAGTGCACCCAATTCTGATGATGATGCAGAGAGCTGCCCCATTTGCCTCAATGCATTCAGAGACCAGGCTGTGGGCACCCCAGAGACCTGTGCCCACTATTTCTGCTTGGACTGTATCATTGAGTggtccagg AATGCCAACTCCTGTCCAGTGGATCgaataatatttaaatgtatttgtattcGAGCCCAGTTTAATGGTAAAATCTTAAAGAAG ATTCCAGTGGAAAACACTAGAGCCTGTGAGGATGAGGAGGCCGAAGAAGAGGACCCAACCTTTTGTGAGGTGTGTGGCAGGAGTGACCGTGAGGACCGACTTCTACTCTGTGATGGCTGTGATGCTGG GTACCACATGGAATGTTTGGACCCTCCCCTCCAGGAGGTGCCTGTGGATGAATGGTTCTGCCCAGAGTGTGCAGCCCCTGGGGTTGCTCCCACTCATG ATGCAGCTCCTGTAAGTGATGAGGAGGTCTCCCTGCTTCTGGCTGATGTAGTGCCTACTACCAGCAGGCTTCGGCCTCGAGTAGGCAGGACCCGGGCCATCGCTAGGACACgacagagtgagagagtgagGGCAACTGTGAACCGGAACCGGATCTCCTCTGCCAGAAGGGTCCAG CATGTGCCAAGGTACCTCATGTCTTCACTGCTGGATGAAACTATTGAGGCTGTCGCCACTGGTCTGAGCACTGCTGTATACCAGCGTCCCTTGACACCTCGTGTTCCTGCAAAACGGAAAAGGAAGGCAG GGAAACGGAAGAAAgtcctgggaagaaagaaaatccgGTCCAGGTCATCTGTGAAAAGTAAGAGTGGGGGTACAAGAGCTAAGAAACGGCAGCACCGTGTGAGGAAGACAAAAGGGAGGAAGCTGAAG AATGAAGTCACATCTCGTTCTCGCATCGCACGAACACTAGGCCTCCGCAGGCCTGTCCATGGCACCAGCATGCCCTCAGTGTACAAGCCAGTGGACCCCACTCTGGGGCTGATGAGGGCAGATATTGGAGcagcttctctgtctctgtttggaGATCCCTATGAGCTGGACCCCTTTGACAG TGTTCCCTCCAGCAACGAGGAACCATCTGTAGATCCACCTTCCCCTCTAAGTGCTAAGAGGAGAGTGCTGTCCCGCTCAGCCCTGCAGTCTCACCAGCCTGTGGCCAGACCTGTCGCCATGGGGCTCTCTAG GAGGCAGCTCCCTGCTGTGGCCCCAGAGCCCAGCGTGGAGGAGGCCCCAGTTCCTGACCTGTTGGGGAGCATCTTGTCCGGCCAGAGCCTCCTGATGATGAGCAGTGCTGACGTTGTTATCCACCGGGATGGCTCTCTCAGTGCCAAGAGGGCAG CTCCTGTTTCTCTTCAGCGAAATTCTGTGACTCAATCCAGAGAAGAGTTCAGGTCCAGAGACAACCTGCAGACTGGAGCACTACCCTCAGGGAGCACATCCAGTGGACTCATGGGAGACAGGCAACAGAGCTCAGGGCTGAGCTGTGGGGACAGAGCAGCCCTTCGCCATATCTCTGGCCGCACAGTGGAGACACCTGTAAGGTTGGACTCATTGGTGACCCCACGTTCAAGTCAGGCTGGGAACCTTTCAAATGAGAGTAGGCCTACTGTGAAACAGAATAACAGCCCTCGGCTTAATGGTTCCAATACACGGGCATTGCCTCTTGGTTCTGCCTCATCTAAGATGACTACTCATTCTAACTTTCCATCTAAAAATAGAACTCCTGGGCATCCCCAGAAAACAGATCCCAGGAAACCTGATTTCTCAAAGCTACCCAGGATACCAAAGATCTACAGGGACCGAAGTGACGGCACACAGGACCAGGCCCCAGCCAGTGGACAGACCGTGGAGCTCCCCAGCACTTGCATCAGCCGCCTGACTGGCAGGGAAGGTCCTGGGCAGCCAGGGCGAGGCCGGCCTGACAATGAGCCCAGCAGCAGGGGTCCCCAGGAGACTGGCTCACACACTGGTGGTACTCGCCCTCCTGCCCCTAGCTCCCATGGCAGCGTGGCCCCCCTAGGACCCTCAAGAGGAAAGAGCATCGGATCTACCTTTGAAAGCTTCAGGATAAACATCCCTGGGAACACTGCACATTGCAGCCAGCTGTCTAGCCCTGGCTTCTGTAACACATTCCGGCCAGTAGATAGCAAGGTGCAGAGGAAGGAGAATCCTTCACCCCTCTTCTCcatcaagaaaccaaaacaactcaAGAGTGAAATCTATGACCCCTTTGACCCCACTGGTTCAGACTCCAGCCCTCCTAGCAGCAGCCCTGAGAGTCTTGGCCCAGGCCTTCTGCCCTCTGAGATCACGAGAACTATCTCCATCAACAGCCCAAAGGCCCCAGCCTTCCAGACTGTGCGCTGTGTTACCTCCTACAGGGTAGAAAGCAACTTTGGGACTGAAGTGGAGCCTGAGCCCCAGCCCCCTGGTGAGTCTGTGTCTGGCATGCTGGAGTTCCTGGCCAAGGAACCTGCTGAGGGAGCCTCTGATATGGAGCAAGAAGGACTTGGGGAGATGGAACCTACAGCGATCCAGGGCTCCACAGTCCGAACTCAGCGGCCATCCCCACCAGAGCCTTGGGATGATGAGGATGGAGTGTCTTGTACACCCTTCTTTGGCTCTGAGGAACGGACGGTGACATGTGTGACTGTTGTGGAGCCAGATGTTCCACCAAGTCCAGATGCTCCACAGGTAACCACCCACAGGATTGTGGAGCTCAGGTCCCCATCTCGTTCCCGCTCCACCTCCAGCTCCCGCAGCAGGAAGAAAACTAAGAAGAAGAAGGTTGCCAAAGAACACCAGAGGACACGCTCCAGCACTCGGTCTGGCTCCAGGGACAGGACCTCACGTTCAGTGTCTCCAGTGTCTGAAGAACACACCAAGAGGCACAGAGCCAAGGCTAAGAGCCGGAGGTCTTCCAGTGACCGTGCCAGCAGCCAGGACAGAGCAAAGAGgaggagggacagggacagggacagggagcgGAGGCGGGGCCCCTGGGGTCATGGCAGGTGCTGGAGGAAGTCCAGGTCCCGCTCAGGGAGTCCTGGCAGTTCTTCCTGTGAGCGCCATGAGAGTAGGAGACGAAAGAGGCGACATTCAGGGTCCAGGTCTCGAGGCAGGGACTGCTCACCCCACAGCAGCCTGGAGAGGGACCGGAGACACAAACATCGGGAGAGGAGCCGAGAGAGGATGGACAAGAAGGAGAGTATGACTCGGTCCCGAGAGAGAAGAAGGTGGCGGTCTCGGTCACCCAGCTTGGAGCATAGGTCACGGAGGCCACGTTCCCGTGAGAAGCGGCCCCATTCCCCAGAGAAGAAGGAGGCTGTGAGGGAGGTTTCCCCAGCCCCTGCTCGACAGGAGGAACCAGGGCAGGATGGAAACCACCCTGCCAAGCCAGTCCCGGAAGTAAGTGTCCTGCCAGAGGTGGTTGTGGCTGACCTGAACCCTCCAGATGTCCCTCCTGTCCTGGCAGAACCAGTTGAGTGTGTGCCTGAGGACCTAGACTATGGTGATTCTGTGGAGGCAGGCCACGTCTTTGAAGATTTTTCAAATGAAGCCATCTTCATTCAGCTCGATGACATGAGCTCACCACCTTCCCCTGAGAGTACAGACTCCTCCCCTGAGCGAGACTTCCCATCAAATCCCACAGTGCCCCCAGCCAGCCTTCCACAGGACACTACTCTACCTACTATCCAGAGGGAGGCGTTACTGGTTCATAGTGAAGATATCTCAAAGCCTGCAACCCAGGCATTGACCCGTTCAGATCAGTGCCTGCTTAGGCAAGACACTGTAGAGACCGCTGCTGCAACTCTTAGCACCCCGAGTGTGGTCCCCATGGGAAAGGACAGTCCTTTGCTAAGTGGGAGAGGATGTGAAACAGTCCAGCCCAAGGATGCTGTGGCCCAGGCCCCACTGCTACGGTCCAGAACCCTGGTGAAAAGAGTCACCTGGAACctgcaggaagcagaggacaaCACCCCAACCCCCGACAGAGTTCCAA GGACACCACTTCAGAGGCCACAAAGGCCCCAGGAAGGAGACTGGGATGCAGAGGACAGGGCCCTCATAGGAGTTCAGCAGGCACCATTCTCCGACCTGCCCCCTCCCATCCACGTGCTCCAGGAGACTGGGTTACCTGATGCAGATCCCTCTCAG CCCCCTGGTGCTTCCAGGGCAGAAGGGCTGCCAGCTGTTGGGACTCTACACTCAGCAGGGGGTATTCTTGCCCAGGTTTACAGCCCCAAcatgccaccacccctggctcaGCCCTCAAGCATCCTGCCCTATGCACTGGTCAGCCAGCCCTCAGTCCAGTTGATCCTGCAGGGGACCCTCCCCCTAGCAGGCTGTGGTGCAGCACAGAGCCTGGCCCCAGTGTCTAATATGCCAGCCACAACCTCAGAGCTAGCTATtcctaccaccaccaacaactcAGAGGAAAGAACTGCTACTCCCAAGTCAGCTGCTGAGAAGACCAAAAAGGAGGAG TACATGAAGAAGCTGCACATGCAGGAGCGGGCTGTGGAGGAGGTGAAGCTGGCCATTAAGCCCTTCTACCAAAAGAGAGAAGTGACCAAGGAGGAGTACAAGGATATCCTGCGCAAAGCTGTGCAGAAG ATCTGCCACAGCAAGAGTGGTGAAATCAACCCCGTGAAGGTGGCCAACCTGGTGAAGGCCTATGTGGACAAATACCGGCATATGCGCAGGCACAAAAAGACTGAAGCTGGGGAGGAACCACCCACTCAGGGTGCTGAGGCCTGA
- the Phrf1 gene encoding PHD and RING finger domain-containing protein 1 isoform X4 produces the protein MDDDSLDELVTHSPGPDGPPRVDPSDLASDAESSNGHSGDSEDDTGSEHEDDTDGEETEGMSEEEDPEDRSGSEDSEDGVEMATAAVETQGKLETISAPNSDDDAESCPICLNAFRDQAVGTPETCAHYFCLDCIIEWSRNANSCPVDRIIFKCICIRAQFNGKILKKIPVENTRACEDEEAEEEDPTFCEVCGRSDREDRLLLCDGCDAGYHMECLDPPLQEVPVDEWFCPECAAPGVAPTHDAAPVSDEEVSLLLADVVPTTSRLRPRVGRTRAIARTRQSERVRATVNRNRISSARRVQHVPRYLMSSLLDETIEAVATGLSTAVYQRPLTPRVPAKRKRKAGKRKKVLGRKKIRSRSSVKSKSGGTRAKKRQHRVRKTKGRKLKNEVTSRSRIARTLGLRRPVHGTSMPSVYKPVDPTLGLMRADIGAASLSLFGDPYELDPFDSVPSSNEEPSVDPPSPLSAKRRVLSRSALQSHQPVARPVAMGLSRRQLPAVAPEPSVEEAPVPDLLGSILSGQSLLMMSSADVVIHRDGSLSAKRAAPVSLQRNSVTQSREEFRSRDNLQTGALPSGSTSSGLMGDRQQSSGLSCGDRAALRHISGRTVETPVRLDSLVTPRSSQAGNLSNESRPTVKQNNSPRLNGSNTRALPLGSASSKMTTHSNFPSKNRTPGHPQKTDPRKPDFSKLPRIPKIYRDRSDGTQDQAPASGQTVELPSTCISRLTGREGPGQPGRGRPDNEPSSRGPQETGSHTGGTRPPAPSSHGSVAPLGPSRGKSIGSTFESFRINIPGNTAHCSQLSSPGFCNTFRPVDSKVQRKENPSPLFSIKKPKQLKSEIYDPFDPTGSDSSPPSSSPESLGPGLLPSEITRTISINSPKAPAFQTVRCVTSYRVESNFGTEVEPEPQPPGESVSGMLEFLAKEPAEGASDMEQEGLGEMEPTAIQGSTVRTQRPSPPEPWDDEDGVSCTPFFGSEERTVTCVTVVEPDVPPSPDAPQVTTHRIVELRSPSRSRSTSSSRSRKKTKKKKVAKEHQRTRSSTRSGSRDRTSRSVSPVSEEHTKRHRAKAKSRRSSSDRASSQDRAKRRRDRDRDRERRRGPWGHGRCWRKSRSRSGSPGSSSCERHESRRRKRRHSGSRSRGRDCSPHSSLERDRRHKHRERSRERMDKKESMTRSRERRRWRSRSPSLEHRSRRPRSREKRPHSPEKKEAVREVSPAPARQEEPGQDGNHPAKPVPEVSVLPEVVVADLNPPDVPPVLAEPVECVPEDLDYGDSVEAGHVFEDFSNEAIFIQLDDMSSPPSPESTDSSPERDFPSNPTVPPASLPQDTTLPTIQREALLVHSEDISKPATQALTRSDQCLLRQDTVETAAATLSTPSVVPMGKDSPLLSGRGCETVQPKDAVAQAPLLRSRTLVKRVTWNLQEAEDNTPTPDRVPRTPLQRPQRPQEGDWDAEDRALIGVQQAPFSDLPPPIHVLQETGLPDADPSQPPGASRAEGLPAVGTLHSAGGILAQVYSPNMPPPLAQPSSILPYALVSQPSVQLILQGTLPLAGCGAAQSLAPVSNMPATTSELAIPTTTNNSEERTATPKSAAEKTKKEEYMKKLHMQERAVEEVKLAIKPFYQKREVTKEEYKDILRKAVQKICHSKSGEINPVKVANLVKAYVDKYRHMRRHKKTEAGEEPPTQGAEA, from the exons AAGGGAAGCTTGAAACTATCAGTGCACCCAATTCTGATGATGATGCAGAGAGCTGCCCCATTTGCCTCAATGCATTCAGAGACCAGGCTGTGGGCACCCCAGAGACCTGTGCCCACTATTTCTGCTTGGACTGTATCATTGAGTggtccagg AATGCCAACTCCTGTCCAGTGGATCgaataatatttaaatgtatttgtattcGAGCCCAGTTTAATGGTAAAATCTTAAAGAAG ATTCCAGTGGAAAACACTAGAGCCTGTGAGGATGAGGAGGCCGAAGAAGAGGACCCAACCTTTTGTGAGGTGTGTGGCAGGAGTGACCGTGAGGACCGACTTCTACTCTGTGATGGCTGTGATGCTGG GTACCACATGGAATGTTTGGACCCTCCCCTCCAGGAGGTGCCTGTGGATGAATGGTTCTGCCCAGAGTGTGCAGCCCCTGGGGTTGCTCCCACTCATG ATGCAGCTCCTGTAAGTGATGAGGAGGTCTCCCTGCTTCTGGCTGATGTAGTGCCTACTACCAGCAGGCTTCGGCCTCGAGTAGGCAGGACCCGGGCCATCGCTAGGACACgacagagtgagagagtgagGGCAACTGTGAACCGGAACCGGATCTCCTCTGCCAGAAGGGTCCAG CATGTGCCAAGGTACCTCATGTCTTCACTGCTGGATGAAACTATTGAGGCTGTCGCCACTGGTCTGAGCACTGCTGTATACCAGCGTCCCTTGACACCTCGTGTTCCTGCAAAACGGAAAAGGAAGGCAG GGAAACGGAAGAAAgtcctgggaagaaagaaaatccgGTCCAGGTCATCTGTGAAAAGTAAGAGTGGGGGTACAAGAGCTAAGAAACGGCAGCACCGTGTGAGGAAGACAAAAGGGAGGAAGCTGAAG AATGAAGTCACATCTCGTTCTCGCATCGCACGAACACTAGGCCTCCGCAGGCCTGTCCATGGCACCAGCATGCCCTCAGTGTACAAGCCAGTGGACCCCACTCTGGGGCTGATGAGGGCAGATATTGGAGcagcttctctgtctctgtttggaGATCCCTATGAGCTGGACCCCTTTGACAG TGTTCCCTCCAGCAACGAGGAACCATCTGTAGATCCACCTTCCCCTCTAAGTGCTAAGAGGAGAGTGCTGTCCCGCTCAGCCCTGCAGTCTCACCAGCCTGTGGCCAGACCTGTCGCCATGGGGCTCTCTAG GAGGCAGCTCCCTGCTGTGGCCCCAGAGCCCAGCGTGGAGGAGGCCCCAGTTCCTGACCTGTTGGGGAGCATCTTGTCCGGCCAGAGCCTCCTGATGATGAGCAGTGCTGACGTTGTTATCCACCGGGATGGCTCTCTCAGTGCCAAGAGGGCAG CTCCTGTTTCTCTTCAGCGAAATTCTGTGACTCAATCCAGAGAAGAGTTCAGGTCCAGAGACAACCTGCAGACTGGAGCACTACCCTCAGGGAGCACATCCAGTGGACTCATGGGAGACAGGCAACAGAGCTCAGGGCTGAGCTGTGGGGACAGAGCAGCCCTTCGCCATATCTCTGGCCGCACAGTGGAGACACCTGTAAGGTTGGACTCATTGGTGACCCCACGTTCAAGTCAGGCTGGGAACCTTTCAAATGAGAGTAGGCCTACTGTGAAACAGAATAACAGCCCTCGGCTTAATGGTTCCAATACACGGGCATTGCCTCTTGGTTCTGCCTCATCTAAGATGACTACTCATTCTAACTTTCCATCTAAAAATAGAACTCCTGGGCATCCCCAGAAAACAGATCCCAGGAAACCTGATTTCTCAAAGCTACCCAGGATACCAAAGATCTACAGGGACCGAAGTGACGGCACACAGGACCAGGCCCCAGCCAGTGGACAGACCGTGGAGCTCCCCAGCACTTGCATCAGCCGCCTGACTGGCAGGGAAGGTCCTGGGCAGCCAGGGCGAGGCCGGCCTGACAATGAGCCCAGCAGCAGGGGTCCCCAGGAGACTGGCTCACACACTGGTGGTACTCGCCCTCCTGCCCCTAGCTCCCATGGCAGCGTGGCCCCCCTAGGACCCTCAAGAGGAAAGAGCATCGGATCTACCTTTGAAAGCTTCAGGATAAACATCCCTGGGAACACTGCACATTGCAGCCAGCTGTCTAGCCCTGGCTTCTGTAACACATTCCGGCCAGTAGATAGCAAGGTGCAGAGGAAGGAGAATCCTTCACCCCTCTTCTCcatcaagaaaccaaaacaactcaAGAGTGAAATCTATGACCCCTTTGACCCCACTGGTTCAGACTCCAGCCCTCCTAGCAGCAGCCCTGAGAGTCTTGGCCCAGGCCTTCTGCCCTCTGAGATCACGAGAACTATCTCCATCAACAGCCCAAAGGCCCCAGCCTTCCAGACTGTGCGCTGTGTTACCTCCTACAGGGTAGAAAGCAACTTTGGGACTGAAGTGGAGCCTGAGCCCCAGCCCCCTGGTGAGTCTGTGTCTGGCATGCTGGAGTTCCTGGCCAAGGAACCTGCTGAGGGAGCCTCTGATATGGAGCAAGAAGGACTTGGGGAGATGGAACCTACAGCGATCCAGGGCTCCACAGTCCGAACTCAGCGGCCATCCCCACCAGAGCCTTGGGATGATGAGGATGGAGTGTCTTGTACACCCTTCTTTGGCTCTGAGGAACGGACGGTGACATGTGTGACTGTTGTGGAGCCAGATGTTCCACCAAGTCCAGATGCTCCACAGGTAACCACCCACAGGATTGTGGAGCTCAGGTCCCCATCTCGTTCCCGCTCCACCTCCAGCTCCCGCAGCAGGAAGAAAACTAAGAAGAAGAAGGTTGCCAAAGAACACCAGAGGACACGCTCCAGCACTCGGTCTGGCTCCAGGGACAGGACCTCACGTTCAGTGTCTCCAGTGTCTGAAGAACACACCAAGAGGCACAGAGCCAAGGCTAAGAGCCGGAGGTCTTCCAGTGACCGTGCCAGCAGCCAGGACAGAGCAAAGAGgaggagggacagggacagggacagggagcgGAGGCGGGGCCCCTGGGGTCATGGCAGGTGCTGGAGGAAGTCCAGGTCCCGCTCAGGGAGTCCTGGCAGTTCTTCCTGTGAGCGCCATGAGAGTAGGAGACGAAAGAGGCGACATTCAGGGTCCAGGTCTCGAGGCAGGGACTGCTCACCCCACAGCAGCCTGGAGAGGGACCGGAGACACAAACATCGGGAGAGGAGCCGAGAGAGGATGGACAAGAAGGAGAGTATGACTCGGTCCCGAGAGAGAAGAAGGTGGCGGTCTCGGTCACCCAGCTTGGAGCATAGGTCACGGAGGCCACGTTCCCGTGAGAAGCGGCCCCATTCCCCAGAGAAGAAGGAGGCTGTGAGGGAGGTTTCCCCAGCCCCTGCTCGACAGGAGGAACCAGGGCAGGATGGAAACCACCCTGCCAAGCCAGTCCCGGAAGTAAGTGTCCTGCCAGAGGTGGTTGTGGCTGACCTGAACCCTCCAGATGTCCCTCCTGTCCTGGCAGAACCAGTTGAGTGTGTGCCTGAGGACCTAGACTATGGTGATTCTGTGGAGGCAGGCCACGTCTTTGAAGATTTTTCAAATGAAGCCATCTTCATTCAGCTCGATGACATGAGCTCACCACCTTCCCCTGAGAGTACAGACTCCTCCCCTGAGCGAGACTTCCCATCAAATCCCACAGTGCCCCCAGCCAGCCTTCCACAGGACACTACTCTACCTACTATCCAGAGGGAGGCGTTACTGGTTCATAGTGAAGATATCTCAAAGCCTGCAACCCAGGCATTGACCCGTTCAGATCAGTGCCTGCTTAGGCAAGACACTGTAGAGACCGCTGCTGCAACTCTTAGCACCCCGAGTGTGGTCCCCATGGGAAAGGACAGTCCTTTGCTAAGTGGGAGAGGATGTGAAACAGTCCAGCCCAAGGATGCTGTGGCCCAGGCCCCACTGCTACGGTCCAGAACCCTGGTGAAAAGAGTCACCTGGAACctgcaggaagcagaggacaaCACCCCAACCCCCGACAGAGTTCCAA GGACACCACTTCAGAGGCCACAAAGGCCCCAGGAAGGAGACTGGGATGCAGAGGACAGGGCCCTCATAGGAGTTCAGCAGGCACCATTCTCCGACCTGCCCCCTCCCATCCACGTGCTCCAGGAGACTGGGTTACCTGATGCAGATCCCTCTCAG CCCCCTGGTGCTTCCAGGGCAGAAGGGCTGCCAGCTGTTGGGACTCTACACTCAGCAGGGGGTATTCTTGCCCAGGTTTACAGCCCCAAcatgccaccacccctggctcaGCCCTCAAGCATCCTGCCCTATGCACTGGTCAGCCAGCCCTCAGTCCAGTTGATCCTGCAGGGGACCCTCCCCCTAGCAGGCTGTGGTGCAGCACAGAGCCTGGCCCCAGTGTCTAATATGCCAGCCACAACCTCAGAGCTAGCTATtcctaccaccaccaacaactcAGAGGAAAGAACTGCTACTCCCAAGTCAGCTGCTGAGAAGACCAAAAAGGAGGAG TACATGAAGAAGCTGCACATGCAGGAGCGGGCTGTGGAGGAGGTGAAGCTGGCCATTAAGCCCTTCTACCAAAAGAGAGAAGTGACCAAGGAGGAGTACAAGGATATCCTGCGCAAAGCTGTGCAGAAG ATCTGCCACAGCAAGAGTGGTGAAATCAACCCCGTGAAGGTGGCCAACCTGGTGAAGGCCTATGTGGACAAATACCGGCATATGCGCAGGCACAAAAAGACTGAAGCTGGGGAGGAACCACCCACTCAGGGTGCTGAGGCCTGA